A DNA window from Xiphias gladius isolate SHS-SW01 ecotype Sanya breed wild chromosome 3, ASM1685928v1, whole genome shotgun sequence contains the following coding sequences:
- the LOC120785906 gene encoding protein Tob2, whose amino-acid sequence MHLEVKVALNFIVSYLYNKLPRRRADLFGEELERILVSRFEGHWYPEAPLRGSAFRCIHLGAPRDPVVELAAKRSGLDTEEVRANVPAELSVWIDPYEVSYQIGEKGAVKVLYLEDPPGLGCDSERAEGPIREGKGDAEAEETKNLGFNPDAQVFVPIGSQASPALMPSHSSSPTPLSAQSCPGLFSYPSSSTPTDPTAHSSNTSTPSPPSGGLPYLAAQQPPSALPAARPQPITFTTASFAATKFGSTKMKKCTGAGSPASSGVVVPPSQRMLSHSPTTISTPELLKHKPLSLSLHSLGAPIPSQLSPNAKEFVYPGSPGPLYFDADTAPMQPHASPFQPPHTVSTHPSFDPFSSPPPSQSVGIIGSNGGISYMEKPPFVEGLGSYNLQYPSQSFQPVVLAN is encoded by the coding sequence ATGCATCTAGAAGTGAAGGTTGCCCTCAACTTCATCGTGTCCTACCTGTACAACAAGCTGCCTCGACGTCGAGCTGACCTGTTCGGTGAGGAGCTGGAGAGGATACTGGTGTCTCGTTTTGAGGGTCACTGGTACCCTGAAGCCCCTCTCCGGGGTTCTGCCTTCCGCTGCATTCACCTGGGAGCGCCAAGGGACCCCGTGGTTGAGTTGGCCGCCAAGAGAAGTGGACTGGACACAGAGGAAGTACGTGCAAATGTTCCTGCAGAGCTCAGTGTGTGGATCGACCCTTATGAGGTATCTTACCAGATTGGAGAGAAGGGGGCAGTGAAGGTGCTCTACCTGGAGGACCCTCCAGGCCTTGGCTGTGACAGCGAGAGGGCAGAGGGGCCGATCAGAGAGGGTAAAGGAGATGCAGAGGCAGAAGAGACAAAGAATCTGGGCTTCAACCCAGACGCTCAGGTGTTTGTGCCAATTGGAAGTCAGGCATCTCCTGCCCTCATGCCGTCGCATTCCAGCTCTCCCACCCCTCTGTCTGCCCAGTCCTGCCCCGGGCTCTTCAGCTACCCCAGCTCCAGCACGCCCACTGACCCTACTGCCCACTCCTCCAACACCTCTACCCCTTCCCCTCCCAGCGGTGGGCTGCCCTACCTCGCCGCACAGCAGCCGCCCTCTGCTCTCCCGGCTGCCCGCCCTCAACCCATCACCTTCACCACCGCCAGCTTTGCCGCCACTAAATTTGGTTCGACCAAGATGAAGAAGTGCACTGGGGCCGGGTCACCAGCCAGCTCTGGAGTTGTCGTACCTCCCAGTCAGAGAATGCTCTCCCACTCTCCCACTACCATCTCAACACCAGAGCTGCTGAAGCACAAGCCGCTGTCTCTGTCCTTGCATTCCCTTGGAGCTCCCATCCCCAGCCAGCTGTCTCCCAACGCCAAAGAGTTTGTCTACCCAGGATCCCCAGGCCCCCTTTACTTCGATGCTGATACCGCACCCATGCAACCTCATGCAAGCCCTTTCCAGCCCCCCCACACTGTCAGCACTCATCCATCCTTTGACCCCTTCTCCAGCCCTCCTCCTTCCCAGAGTGTGGGCATCATCGGCAGCAACGGAGGAATCTCTTATATGGAGAAGCCGCCATTTGTCGAGGGTTTAGGAAGCTACAACCTGCAATATCCCAGCCAGTCCTTCCAGCCTGTTGTCCTGGCCAACTAA
- the tefb gene encoding TEF transcription factor, PAR bZIP family member b isoform X1 — protein sequence MPGKAAVAVALQPSGNVVTVAPQKSFPFVLKKIMDIPPPNILEEGDDEIEKEKLCSSEDVEGGGAGAASVGGGSRGGVGGGGGGVSASLTPAIWEKTIPYDGETFHLEYMDLDEFLLENGIPVSLEEEEELQKTLTSVEGKGKSIPKAAATATTTTTTTPAAAAAASASASVSPPSASATSTVTSEPEETVMVTTLQPAKPEEEEEDEEEEEDEGQEEESLSEEGTAEVTVKEKKTDRNAAERNTPSPIDPDAIEVDINFQPDPTDLVLSSVPGGELFNPRKHKFSDEELKPQPMIKKAKKVFVPDEQKDDKYWSRRKKNNLAAKRSRDARRLKENQITVRASFLERENAALRQQVAELRKDCGRCKNILARYEAKYGPL from the exons ATGCCTGGCAAAGCCGCGGTGGCAGTGGCGCTTCAGCCCAGTGGTAACGTCGTTACAGTGGCTCCGCAGAAGTCCTTcccttttgttttaaagaagaTTATGGACATTCCCCCTCCTAATATCCTGGAAGAAGGCGACGACG AAATAGAGAAGGAGAAGCTGTGCTCATCTGAGGatgtggagggaggaggggctgGGGCAGCCAGTGTTGGTGGAGGTTCTAGAGGAGGAGTAGGTGGCGGCGGTGGAGGGGTATCAGCCTCCCTGACCCCAGCCATTTGGGAGAAGACCATTCCCTATGATGGGGAGACCTTCCACTTGGAGTACATGGACCTGGATGAGTTTCTCCTGGAAAACGGGATCCCTGTGAgcctggaggaggaagaggagctgcaGAAGACTCTGACCTCAGTGGAAGGCAAAGGCAAATCCATCCCCAAGGCTGCTGCTACagctaccactactactactactactcctgctgctgctgctgcagcctctgcCTCTGCTTCAGTATCGCCCCCCTCTGCCTCAGCCACCTCTACAGTCACCTCAGAACCAGAGGAAACGGTGATGGTCACTACCTTACAACCAGCTAAaccagaagaggaagaggaagatgaagaagaagaagaagatgaaggacAAGAAGAGGAATCTTTGTCTGAGGAGGGAACAGCAGAAGTGacagtgaaggagaagaaaacag ATCGCAATGCTGCAGAACGCAACACACCCTCCCCCATCGATCCAGATGCAATTGAGGTGGACATTAATTTCCAACCGGATCCCACCGACCTAGTCCTGTCCAGTGTGCCAGGAGGAGAGCTGTTCAACCCACGCAAACACAAGTTCTCTGACGAGGAGCTGAAACCGCAGCCTATGATCAAGAAGGCCAAGAAAGTGTTTGTTCCTGATGAACAGAAG GATGACAAATACTGGTCcaggagaaagaagaacaatctGGCAGCGAAGCGTTCTCGTGACGCACGGCGGCTGAAGGAGAACCAGATCACTGTTCGCGCCTCCTTCCTGGAGCGGGAAAACGCTGCCCTGAGGCAGCAAGTGGCTGAGCTGCGGAAGGACTGTGGCCGCTGCAAGAACATCCTGGCCCGGTATGAGGCAAAGTACGGCCCACTGTAA
- the tefb gene encoding TEF transcription factor, PAR bZIP family member b isoform X2: MSTANQIFGDRSDVPDLLKSLADYPFSFPAFDDTEIEKEKLCSSEDVEGGGAGAASVGGGSRGGVGGGGGGVSASLTPAIWEKTIPYDGETFHLEYMDLDEFLLENGIPVSLEEEEELQKTLTSVEGKGKSIPKAAATATTTTTTTPAAAAAASASASVSPPSASATSTVTSEPEETVMVTTLQPAKPEEEEEDEEEEEDEGQEEESLSEEGTAEVTVKEKKTDRNAAERNTPSPIDPDAIEVDINFQPDPTDLVLSSVPGGELFNPRKHKFSDEELKPQPMIKKAKKVFVPDEQKDDKYWSRRKKNNLAAKRSRDARRLKENQITVRASFLERENAALRQQVAELRKDCGRCKNILARYEAKYGPL, encoded by the exons AAATAGAGAAGGAGAAGCTGTGCTCATCTGAGGatgtggagggaggaggggctgGGGCAGCCAGTGTTGGTGGAGGTTCTAGAGGAGGAGTAGGTGGCGGCGGTGGAGGGGTATCAGCCTCCCTGACCCCAGCCATTTGGGAGAAGACCATTCCCTATGATGGGGAGACCTTCCACTTGGAGTACATGGACCTGGATGAGTTTCTCCTGGAAAACGGGATCCCTGTGAgcctggaggaggaagaggagctgcaGAAGACTCTGACCTCAGTGGAAGGCAAAGGCAAATCCATCCCCAAGGCTGCTGCTACagctaccactactactactactactcctgctgctgctgctgcagcctctgcCTCTGCTTCAGTATCGCCCCCCTCTGCCTCAGCCACCTCTACAGTCACCTCAGAACCAGAGGAAACGGTGATGGTCACTACCTTACAACCAGCTAAaccagaagaggaagaggaagatgaagaagaagaagaagatgaaggacAAGAAGAGGAATCTTTGTCTGAGGAGGGAACAGCAGAAGTGacagtgaaggagaagaaaacag ATCGCAATGCTGCAGAACGCAACACACCCTCCCCCATCGATCCAGATGCAATTGAGGTGGACATTAATTTCCAACCGGATCCCACCGACCTAGTCCTGTCCAGTGTGCCAGGAGGAGAGCTGTTCAACCCACGCAAACACAAGTTCTCTGACGAGGAGCTGAAACCGCAGCCTATGATCAAGAAGGCCAAGAAAGTGTTTGTTCCTGATGAACAGAAG GATGACAAATACTGGTCcaggagaaagaagaacaatctGGCAGCGAAGCGTTCTCGTGACGCACGGCGGCTGAAGGAGAACCAGATCACTGTTCGCGCCTCCTTCCTGGAGCGGGAAAACGCTGCCCTGAGGCAGCAAGTGGCTGAGCTGCGGAAGGACTGTGGCCGCTGCAAGAACATCCTGGCCCGGTATGAGGCAAAGTACGGCCCACTGTAA
- the LOC120784929 gene encoding aconitate hydratase, mitochondrial-like, which yields MASYCLTVSRLRLALGTGARRFHVSAAFCAKAKVAMSRFEPGSSINYEKMHENINTVRRRLNRPLTLSEKIVYGHLDDPEGQEIDRGRTYLRLRPDRVAMQDATAQMAMLQFISSGLPKVAVPSTIHCDHLIEAQIGGAQDLQRAKEVNQEVYNFLATAAAKYGVGFWKPGSGIIHQIILENYAYPGVMLIGTDSHTPNGGGLGSICIGVGGADAVDVMAGIPWELKCPKVIGVRLTGTLSGWTSPKDVILKVAGILTVKGGTGAIVEYHGPGVDSISCTGMATICNMGAEIGATTSVFPYNHRMRTYLEKTGRGEISSVADQFKDDLVPDKGCEYDQVIEINLSELKPHINGPFTPDLAHPVSEIGAIAKNSGWPLEVKVGLIGSCTNSSYEDMGRAASLAKQALDKGLKCKAQFTVTPGSEQIRATIERDGYAKILSDVGGIVLANACGPCIGQWDRKDVKKGEKNTIVTSFNRNFTARNDANPATHAFVTSPEIVTALALAGTLNFNPETDYLTAPSGEKFKLEPPTGDELPSRDFDPGQDTYQHPPTESSSVKVNVNPSSNRLQLLDPFDKWHGKDLEDMRVLIKVKGKCTTDHISAAGPWLKFRGHLDNISNNLLIGAVNIENDAVNNVKNQLTGEYGGVPDVARHYKANGVNWVVVGDENYGEGSSREHAALEPRHLGGRAIIVKSFARIHETNLKKQGLLPLTFADPHDYDKIRPDDKISITGLKSLAPGNPLTAVIRHSDGSQESISLNHTFNETQIEWFKAGSALNRMKELQ from the exons ATGGCGTCTTATTGTTTGACTGTCAGTAGGCTGCGG CTCGCCCTCGGAACCGGGGCGAGGCGATTTCATGTCTCTGCAGCCTTCTGTGCCAAAGCCAAGGTGGCCATGAGCCGCTTTGAACCTGGCTCCAGCATTAACTATGAGAAAATGCACGAGAATATCAACACTGTACGCAGGAG GCTCAACAGGCCTCTCACTCTGTCGGAGAAGATCGTTTATGGTCACTTGGATGATCCAGAAGGGCAGGAGATTGACCGCGGCCGCACTTATCTGCGCCTGCGTCCAGACCGCGTGGCTATGCAGGATGCTACAGCTCAGATGGCAATGCTTCAGTTCATCAGCAGCGGTCTGCCCAAGGTGGCCGTACCCTCCACTATCCACTGTGATCACCTGATTGAGGCCCAGATCGGAGGGGCTCAGGACCTGCAGAGGGCTAAA GAGGTGAACCAGGAGGTGTACAACTTCCTTGCAACTGCTGCAGCCAAATATGGAGTCGGCTTCTGGAAACCAGGCTCAGGGATCATCCATCAG ATCATCCTGGAGAACTATGCCTATCCTGGAGTGATGCTGATTGGTACAGACTCCCACACTCCCAATGGCGGTGGCCTGGGTTCCATCTGTATTGGAGTGGGTGGAGCTGATGCTGTGGATGTCATGGCTGGAATCCCTTGGGAGCTCAAGTGTCCCAAA GTGATTGGAGTGAGGCTCACGGGCACCCTCTCTGGCTGGACCTCTCCGAAGGACGTCATCCTGAAGGTGGCGGGCATCCTGACTGTGAAGGGTGGCACGGGAGCCATCGTGGAGTATCATGGGCCTGGAGTTGACTCCATCTCCTGCACTG GAATGGCCACTATCTGTAACATGGGTGCTGAAATTGGAGCCACTACGTCTGTTTTCCCCTATAACCACCGCATGAGGACGTACCTGGAGAAAACCGGCCGTGGAG AGATTTCCTCTGTGGCTGATCAGTTCAAAGATGACTTGGTCCCAGATAAGGGCTGTGAATACGACCAGGTCATTGAGATTAACCTGAGTGAG TTGAAGCCCCACATCAACGGACCATTCACCCCTGACCTGGCCCACCCTGTGTCTGAGATCGGGGCCATAGCTAAGAACAGCGGCTGGCCCCTTGAGGTTAAAGTTG GTCTGATCGGCAGCTGCACCAACTCGAGCTACGAGGACATGGGCAGAGCGGCATCTCTGGCCAAGCAGGCTCTGGATAAAGGTCTAAAGTGCAAAGCCCAGTTCACAGTCACCCCTGGTTCTGAACAGATCCGCGCCACTATTGAGAGGGACGGATAT GCCAAGATCCTTAGTGATGTTGGCGGAATTGTACTTGCCAATGCTTGTGGACCCTGCATTGGACAGTGGGACAG GAAGGATgtaaaaaaaggagagaaaaatactATCGTCACATCCTTCAACAGGAACTTCACTGCCAGGAATGATGCTAACCCAGCTACTCACGCTTTTGTCACCTCTCCTGAG ATTGTCACTGCCTTGGCTCTCGCTGGGACCCTCAACTTCAACCCTGAGACTGACTACCTAACTGCTCCCAGTGGAGAGAAATTCAAGCTGGAACCCCCCACCGGTGACGAGCTCCCCTCCAGAGACTTCGACCCGGGCCAGGACACCTACCAGCATCCCCCCACTGAGAGCAGCTCAGTCAAG GTGAACGTGAACCCCTCCAGCAACCGTCTGCAGCTGCTAGATCCATTTGACAAGTGGCATGGAAAAGACCTGGAAGACATGAGGGTCCTCATCAAG GTGAAGGGAAAGTGCACCACTGACCACATCAGTGCCGCCGGCCCCTGGCTGAAATTCCGTGGTCATCTGGACAACATTTCCAACAATCTGCTGATCGGTGCTGTCAACATTGAGAACGATGCCGTCAACAACGTCAAGAACCAGCTGACAGGAGAGTATGGAGGTGTGCCAGATGTGGCCCGCCACTACAAG GCCAATGGAGTGAACTGGGTGGTGGTTGGAGACGAGAACTATGGAGAAGGGTCCAGCAGAGAACATGCTGCCCTGGAGCCACGACACCTGGGAGGACGTGCCATCATCGTCAAGAGCTTTGCCAGAATCCACG AGACTAACCTGAAGAAGCAGGGCCTGCTGCCTCTGACCTTTGCCGATCCGCACGACTATGACAAAATTCGCCCCGATGACAAGATTTCAATCACTGGCCTGAAATCCTTAGCCCCAGGCAAT CCCCTGACAGCAGTGATCAGGCACAGCGATGGTAGCCAGGAGTCCATCTCTCTAAACCACACCTTCAATGAGACGCAGATCGAGTGGTTCAAGGCTGGCTCCGCCCTCAACAGGATGAAGGAGCTCCAGTAA